In Phlebotomus papatasi isolate M1 chromosome 1, Ppap_2.1, whole genome shotgun sequence, the following proteins share a genomic window:
- the LOC129805990 gene encoding alpha-mannosidase 2, which yields MRIRRRFALIFSSAVILFFLFLYVIINYSMPSDKPKSMFMIENKLKELQHNLNKHAEEFDEIKKQIDNLQTNQEKSQEQQLDGNDLVKDSIINAGQWAGETENSECSNKWGVVPKPDIQMLDVYRQLEFDNPNGGPWTQGWRVEYDPHHWNSHHQLKVFVVPHSHNDPGWIKTFDTYYEHDTKPILTNLLRHLEANEEMKFIWAEISYFSKWYEELSMDAKKRVKRLVQRKQLEFVTGGWVMNDEANSHWIAIIQQLTEGLTWLKVHLNVTPVSSWAIDPFGHTPTMPYILKGSGMKHLLIQRTHYSVKKRMAQKKDLEFRWRQIWDNSGETDLLTHMMPFYSYDVPHTCGPDPKVCCQFDFKRLPGYGVNCPWRIAPQAIDEVNVAKRAELIVDQWRKKSILYRTRSVLIPLGDDFRYSQSSEWEAQRVNYGKLFEYINNEPSLHVQAKFATLSEYFESVTKEKELEQFPSLSGDFFTYADKDDNYWSGYFTSRPYHKRLDRVLMNFLRSAEMLHSWTIWETEAGFDNLLRNARRALSLFQHHDGVTGTAKDHVMKDYAARMIDAVRASKFVIQQSVYRLLTKPSIYQPDYKFTYLNIDDSRSPSPDENRPTIIIGDEIPFKYVVVHNSLPQARVELVEFLIAKPFVTVTDPDKNTVPAQVSPVWSWHRGGFTAYAPQASTTKYRLTFKATVPPMGLKVYTIHSVNSAAESRGVTYAKITIMTHSPFSLSLGDYPNQVEFTTPKEVSLHMANGAGVAFSNQGLLKSMTIDSNSPSVPIHLEFLKYGAKMGPDRSGAYLFMPDGPAVPLLLGNLTTLVSRGELESSVSTGLPFVIHENIMREDGLEIRNLVDIGDMDNTEIVMRFNTKITNGEFFYTDLNGFQVIKRQRFSKIPLQANYYPVPSSMFIEDETFRLTLLTAQSLGGSSLKSGQMEIMQDRRLKQDDNRGLGQGVLDNRPIMHIFKLVLELREPCVNLDQQHPSGFLTTNTHWQLMALTYPMDKLVFHENEWVGMVPTFGENHEATEKGIEVAILRDLPHLPMPKSIPGRNSLGIVLRRIRVEKCSTDPNLEGTVNIRRLLSLDDGKDIYSAPFSLLKREAVVPSDEVVLCPMEVKAFIIGR from the exons ATGCGTATACGAAGACGATTTGCCCTTATATTCTCCAGTGCTGTAATTCTCTTCTTCCTCTTTCTCTACGTTATTATAAATTACTCCATGCCCAGCGATAAGCCG AAATCAATGTTTATGATTGAGAATAAACTGAAAGAACTGCAGCATAATCTAAATAAGCACGCGGAGGAATTCGATGAGATTAAGAAGCAGATAGATAACTTACAGACGAATCAGGAAAAGAGTCAGGAGCAGCAATTGGATGGGAATGATTTGGTGAAGGATTCCATCATAAATGCTGGCCAATGGGCAGGTGAAACGGAGAATTCAGAGTGCTCCAATAAATGGGGAGTTGTCCCCAAGCCCGACATCCAGATGCTGGATGTGTACCGGCAACTGGAATTTGACAATCCCAATGGAGGTCCTTGGACTCAGGGATGGCGAGTAGAATATGATCCTCATCACTGGAACAGTCATCATCAGCTGAAGGTTTTTGTTGTGCCCCATTCGCACAACGATCCAGGATGGATTAAGACCTTTGATACTTACTACGAGCACGACACGAAGCCCATTCTGACGAACCTCCTGAGGCATTTGGAGGCGAATGAAGAGATGAAGTTCATTTGGGCAGAGATTTCCTACTTCTCCAAATGGTACGAAGAACTCTCGATGGACGCCAAGAAGAGGGTGAAACG CCTTGTTCAGAGAAAACAGTTGGAGTTTGTAACTGGTGGTTGGGTGATGAATGACGAAGCCAATTCCCATTGGATTGCAATAATCCAGCAACTCACTGAGGGCTTGACGTGGCTTAAAGTACATCTTAATGTTACACCAGTATCTTCATGGGCTATTGATCCTTTTGGTCATACTCCCACCATGCCTTATATTCTCAAGGGAAGTGGCATGAAGCATCTCTTGATCCAGCGAACGCATTATTCGGTGAAGAAGCGAATGGCTCAGAAGAAAGATTTAGAATTTCGCTGGAGGCAAATTTGGGACAATAGCGGAGAGACAGATTTACTGACACACATGATGCCCTTTTATTCCTACGATGTGCCCCATACTTGTGGTCCTGATCCTAAGGTTTGCTGTCAGTTTGACTTTAAGCGTTTGCCTGGGTACGGAGTGAACTGTCCGTGGCGTATAGCTCCTCAGGCCATTGATGAGGTGAAtgtggccaaaagggctgaatTGATAGTGGATCAATGGAGGAAGAAATCGATTTTGTACAGAACGAGATCAGTTCTTATTCCTTTGGGAGATGATTTTCGGTACAGTCAGAGTTCAGAGTGGGAGGCTCAGAGGGTGAACTATGGGAAACTCTTTGAGTACATCAACAATGAACCGAGTTTGCATGTTCAGGCCAAATTTGCCACTCTGTCGGAGTATTTTGAGTCTGTGACCAAAGAGAAGGAACTTGAGCAGTTTCCGTCGCTCAGTGGAGACTTTTTCACATATGCCGACAAAGATGACAACTACTGGAGTGGATACTTCACTTCGAGACCCTACCACAAACGTCTGGATCGTGTTCTTATGAATTTCCTCAGATCTGCCGAAATGTTGCATTCCTGGACAATCTGGGAGACTGAAGCGGGCTTTGATAATCTCTTGAGAAATGCCCGAAGAGCTCTGTCTCTCTTTCAGCATCATGATGGTGTTACAGGAACAGCTAAAGATCATGTAATGAAAGATTATGCTGCTAGAATGATAGATGCTGTTCGTGCTTCGAAATTTGTCATTCAACAGTCTGTCTATAGACTCCTCACAAAGCCCTCAATTTACCAGCCAGACTACAAATTCACCTATCTCAATATTGACGATTCCCGCTCACCGAGTCCGGATGAAAATCGACCGACAATCATCATTGGTGATGAGATTCCCTTTAAGTACGTCGTTGTGCACAATTCACTGCCACAGGCCCGAGTGGAACTGGTAGAGTTTCTGATTGCCAAGCCTTTTGTTACTGTCACGGATCCCGATAAGAATACGGTTCCGGCTCAAGTTAGTCCTGTGTGGTCATGGCATCGTGGAGGATTCACAGCGTATGCCCCCCAAGCGTCCACGACAAAGTACCGATTGACCTTCAAGGCTACCGTTCCGCCAATGGGACTCAAAGTCTACACAATTCACTCCGTCAATTCAGCTGCAGAAAGCCg tgGTGTAACGTATGCAAAGATCACAATAATGACTCACTCACCATTTTCCCTGAGCTTGGGTGACTATCCCAATCAGGTTGAATTTACAACGCCCAAAGAGGTGTCTCTGCACATGGCAAATGGTGCTGGTGTTGCATTTAGCAATCAGGGCCTTCTCAAGTCCATGACCATTGATTCCAATTCCCCAAGTGTGCCAATTCATTTGGAGTTTCTTAAATATGGTGCCAAGATGGGGCCAGATCGTAGTGGTGCTTACTTATTTATGCCAGATGGACCGGCTGTACCTCTATTGCTGGGAAATTTGACGACACTGGTGAGTCGTGGGGAATTGGAATCGAGTGTGTCAACGGGATTACCTTTTGTCATCCATGAGAATATTATGCGAGAAGATGGGCTAGAGATCAGGAATTTGGTGGATATTGGAGATATGGACAATACGGAGATTGTTATGAGATTTAACACGAAAATCACCAATGGAGAATTTTTCTACACCGATCTCAATGGATTTCAAGTGATTAAGCGTCAGAGATTTAGTAAGATTCCTCTTCAGGCAAATTACTATCCAGTGCCGAGTTCGATGTTCATTGAGGATGAGACATTTAGGCTGACACTGCTGACGGCTCAGTCATTGGGCGGATCATCGCTGAAGTCGGGTCAGATGGAGATAATGCAGGATCGGAGATTGAAGCAGGATGATAATCGGGGATTGGGTCAGGGTGTTCTGGACAATCGACCGATAATGCATATCTTTAAGTTGGTGCTGGAATTGAGGGAGCCATGTGTTAATCTCGATCAACAGCATCCTTCGGGATTCCTAACCACAAATACTCACTGGCAATTGATGGCACTCACGTATCCCATGGACAAGTTGGTTTTCCATGAGAATGAATGGGTGGGAATGGTACCGACTTTTGGGGAGAATCATGAGGCCACGGAGAAGGGTATTGAAGTGGCAATTTTGAGGGATTTACCGCATTTGCCGATGCCCAAGTCGATACCCGGACGAAATTCCCTGGGGATTGTACTGAGGCGGATTCGGGTGGAAAAATGCAGTACTGATCCGAATTTAGAGGGCACAGTGAATATTCGGCGACTTCTGAGTCTCGATGATGGCAAAGATATCTACTCGGCACCCTTCAGTCTGCTCAAAAGGGAAGCTGTTGTGCCGTCGGATGAAGTAGTCTTGTGTCCGATGGAGGTGAAAGCTTTTATCATTGGCAGATAA
- the LOC129800820 gene encoding ionotropic receptor 40a: MCYLSENSDQENELMIGLVEIVKSLDIKNLVIFLPTENSTYDIDKFIMRVHERQLQSVIFFNPDDYYNHIAQCKSDSVETTSLIFSEPREIVREIQERILDHRLNLFMFYWGSHGLPKRGQLCLKEPMKVVILTTPRQNVLRIYYNQATPDGNGTLTLVNWYDGNSLGLFKVPVLPSPSQVYQNFRERVFYIPVIHSPPWHFVIYRNESSDNETFPMEEYDDMDISFKVIGGRDDSLLQLLAKKMNFKYEYMDPPERTQGSAFGSNDNLSFSGGLGLLQRREANLLLGDIAITSERSKAVEFSFFTLVDSGAFVTHAPRRLSEALALVRPFRLNVWPALIITVIVSGPVLYLVIIMPQWWRKSSQKEKENRDSFHHIDYIEEMNYGVPRRRIQAMKFTKRKELPQNLLGRQFLVDRCVWFTINLFLKQSACLPYGGNRARFVSSILWLSATYILGDFYSAQLTSQLARPAREAPINDLYRLEAAMKWKGYELYVERQSASLAILENGTEIFHRLHLMMMAQNRKSNESYLISSIEEGVHMVMMGDRKVVLGGRETLFFNIKRYGMKKFQLSEKLYTRYSAVAVPNGCPFLDSLNKVIMHLFEGGILDRMTNEEYEKMFNSIKFKTPKEEVDKATKKSNKEVPQEEHLLKPVSLKLLQGAFYTLLIGYILSGIVLLLECEWKKPRRNCTKAVARRMISVCIYMKIIIAKCFSFIAEEIYDCFKDDEDDE, translated from the exons ATGTGCTATTTATCAGAGAATAGTGATCAAGAAAATGAACTCATGATTGGCCTCGTGGAAATTGTTAAATCTCTTGATATTAAAAATCTCGTAATATTTCTTCCAACTGAAAATTCCACCTATGACATCGATAAATTCATCATGAGAGTGCACGAGAGGCAGCTACAGTCAGTTATTTTCTTCAATCCCGATGATTATTACAATCACATTGCCCAGTGTAAGAGTGATTCTGTTGAAACCACGAGCCTGATATTCTCTGAACCTCGAGAAATTGTGCGAGAAATACAAGAACGTATTCTGGATCACCGATTAAATCTCTTCATGTTCTACTGGGGTTCACATGGCCTTCCGAAGAGGGGGCAACTCTGTCTTAAAGAACCTATGAAAGTGGTCATTTTGACTACACCCCGACAAAATGT TCTAAGAATCTACTATAATCAAGCTACACCGGATGGAAATGGAACTTTGACTTTAGTAAATTGGTATGATGGAAATAGTTTGGGTCTCTTTAAAGTACCTGTCCTACCTAGTCCATCTCAAGTCTATCAAAATTTCCGCGAAAGAGTCTTTTACATCCCTGTTATTCAT TCCCCTCCTTGGCATTTTGTTATCTACCGCAATGAATCGTCAGACAATGAAACCTTCCCAATGGAGGAATATGATGATATGGACATCTCTTTCAAAGTGATCGGAGGCAGGGATGATAGTCTCCTACAGTTACTGGCTAAGAAAATGAACTTCAAGTATGAGTACATGGATCCACCAGAAAGGACTCAAGGTTCAGCCTTTGGTTCAAATGACAACCTGTCGTTCTCTGGAGGACTAGGACTGTTGCAGCGCAGGGAAGCTAATCTCTTGCTAGGAGACATTGCAATAACTAGTGAAAGGAGTAAGGCTGTGGAATTCTCCTTCTTCACTCTGGTAGATTCTGGGGCTTTTGTGACCCATGCTCCACGACGCTTAAGTGAAGCCCTGGCTCTTGTGAGACCCTTTCGTTTGAATGTCTGGCCAGCACTCATAATCACGGTCATTGTGTCAGGTCCAGTACTGTATCTTGTGATCATAATGCCTCAGTGGTGGAGGAAGTCCTcacaaaaggaaaaagaaaataggGATTCTTTTCATCATATTGACTACATTGAGGAAATGAATTACGGAGTACCACGTCGAAGGATTCAGgcaatgaaattcacaaaaagaaaagaattgccTCAAAACTTGCTTGGAAGGCAA TTCCTTGTCGATAGATGCGTGTGGTTCACAATTAATTTGTTCCTCAAACAAAGTGCCTGTTTGCCCTATGGAGGAAATCGCGCTCGATTTGTCTCATCCATCCTCTGGCTCTCTGCAACCTACATTCTGGGGGATTTCTATTCAGCACAACTCACATCACAATTAGCACGTCCTGCCCGGGAGGCTCCGATAA ATGATTTGTATCGATTAGAAGCGGCAATGAAATGGAAAGGGTATGAATTGTACGTTGAGAGACAAAGTGCTTCGTTGGCGATTTTGGAGAATGGCACAGAGATATTTCATCGGCTCCATTTGATGATGATGGCACAGAATCGCAAGTCCAATGAATCATACTTGATATCCTCCATCGAGGAGGGAGTGCACATGGTGATGATGGGCGACAGGAAGGTGGTTCTAGGTGGACGGGAAACACTCTTCTTCAACATCAAGCGCTATGGCATGAAGAAATTTCAATTGAGCGAGAAACTCTACACAAGATACTCCGCTGTAGCAGTTCCCAATGGATGTCCCTTTCTGGACAGCCTTAATAAAGT AATAATGCATCTCTTCGAGGGTGGAATTTTAGACAGAATGACCAATGAGGAatatgaaaaaatgtttaactCCATCAAATTTAAAACACCCAAAGAAGAGGTGGATAAAGCAACAAAGAAATCCAATAAGGAAGTTCCTCAGGAAGAACACCTTCTAAAACCTGTTAGCTTGAAATTACTTCAGGGAGCCTTCTACACCCTCTTAATTGGATACATTCTATCAGGAATTGTACTACTTCTGGAGTGTGAGTGGAAAAAGCCCAGGAGGAATTGCACAAAGGCAGTTGCAAGGCGCATGATTAGTGTTTGcatttatatgaaaattataATTGCCAAATGCTTTTCATTCATAGCAGAGGAGATTTATGATTGTTTTAAAGACGATGAAGATGATGAGTAA
- the LOC129806003 gene encoding HSPB1-associated protein 1 translates to MAKFTPEILSKIAFKTEEPCVVRNFEVPWKCLGSDLTEWCEIFDEIHPQGVVFEKASQMHGQVPQWEYFREKTPKTTLKDFLSFSESEESNNSWLSYSYKSLRDLPGKIREEIDFSPLGFPEIKDDITLWLGSKGAHTPCHYDTYGRNIVIQVYGHKRWILFSPEANLQATRIPFEESSVYSSLNFFSPQHLSQFDGISDQAHIVTLNPGDVLIVPPKWWHYVENLETALTLNAWIPIEEDTDAQIRECFTKSIIFNFLRDVDSSLRKFLVYPNEMDIFDMDPIDFTKLHLEVLKHLRNVRKSIPNPNLNKNILSNEEWTDLLSKNSSIEIIKRTSKQEFLKILDKNSNDRFLSSWQFQQFDESKQLLIDELTEFINSLCDIEATDRMKQRYLGPSAATFSSTTTL, encoded by the coding sequence ATGGCAAAATTCACTCctgaaattttatcaaaaatagccTTTAAAACGGAAGAACCATGTGTTGTGAGAAATTTTGAGGTTCCATGGAAATGTCTAGGATCTGATTTAACAGAGTGGTgtgaaatatttgatgaaataCATCCTCAAGGAGTGGTTTTTGAAAAGGCTTCCCAGATGCATGGACAAGTGCCACAATGGGAGTATTTTAGGGAGAAAACTCCCAAAACCACCCTCAAGGACTTTCTAAGCTTCAGTGAATCCGAAGAGTCAAACAATTCTTGGCTTTCCTACAGTTACAAGAGCCTTCGTGACCTCCCAGGTAAGATTCGagaggaaattgatttttctcctTTGGGTTTTCCGGAAATTAAGGATGACATCACTCTCTGGTTGGGCAGCAAAGGGGCTCATACTCCATGCCATTATGATACTTACGGCAGGAATATCGTAATTCAAGTGTATGGGCATAAAAGATGGATCCTCTTCAGCCCAGAAGCAAATTTGCAGGCCACGAGAATTCCCTTCGAGGAGAGCAGCGTTTACAGCAGTCTGAATTTCTTCAGTCCGCAACATCTTAGCCAATTCGATGGCATTTCTGATCAAGCTCATATAGTAACATTAAATCCAGGAGATGTCCTAATTGTCCCACCCAAATGGTGGCATTATGTTGAGAATCTCGAAACTGCCTTGACTCTAAATGCCTGGATCCCTATTGAAGAGGACACTGATGCCCAAATCCGGGAATGCTTTACCAAAAGcataatcttcaattttttgagAGACGTCGATTCTTCGCTTAGGAAATTTCTGGTTTATCCAAATGAGATGGACATCTTCGATATGGATCCCATAGATTTTACAAAGCTCCATTTGGAAGTCCTAAAGCACCTCAGGAACGTCAGGAAATCAATCCCAAATCCTAACttgaacaaaaatattttatcaaatgaAGAATGGACTGATTTATTGAGTAAAAACAGCTCAATAGAAATCATCAAGAGAACATCTAAACAGGAATTTCTCAAGATTCTGGATAAAAACAGTAACGATAGGTTTTTGAGTTCCTGGCAATTTCAGCAATTTGATGAATCTAAGCAATTATTAATTGATGAATTAACTGAATTTATCAATTCTCTGTGCGATATCGAAGCTACAGATAGAATGAAGCAGAGGTATCTTGGGCCATCTGCTGCAACGTTTTCTTCTACTACAACGCTCTAA